CTCGGCCCGGCGGGGGCTCCTGGGAGCAGACGGCAGCGGCACCGCGGCTGCGGGACACGCCGTGGCCACTTCCCGGGACGGGCCCCGGGTTGGGAGGAGGACCCGAGGAGGCCGCGCCGAGGCCAGGCGGCGAGCTCGGAGGCCCTGAGGCCCGGGCCGCGGCACAGCCCCCACATGGCCTCCGGAGGGGGCGCGGCCTTCGAGGAGCTGCCGCACGACGGCACATGTGACGAGTGCGAGCCCGACGAGGCTCCGGGGGCCGAGGAAGTGTGCCGAGAATGCGGCTTCTGCTACTGCCGCCGCCACGCAGAGGCGCACGGGCAGAAGTTCCCCCGGCACCACCTGGCCGAGTACGTCCACGGCGCCTCGCAGGCCTGGGCCTCGGGAGCCCGGGAGCGCGGGGCGGGGGAGCAAGAAGACGAGGCCCAGGTGGAAAACGAGAAGGCCGTAGAAAGCGAGGCTGGGGAAGAGAGCGAGTCTGAGGAAGACAGTGAATCTGAAGAGGAGAGCGAGACGGAGGAAGAGAGCGAGGACGAGAGCGATGACGAGAGTGAGGAAGACAGTGAGGAAGAGATGGAAGATGAGCAGGAGAGCGAAGCAGAGGAAGACAACCAGGAAGAGGGAGAATccgaggcagagggagaaactgaggcagaaagcgAATTTGACCCAGAGATagaaatggaagcagagagagtggCCAAGAGGAAGTGTCCGGACCATGGGCTTGATTTGAGTACCTATTGCCAGGAAGATAAGCAGCTCATCTGTGTCCTGTGCCCAGTCATTGGCGCTCACCAGGGCCACCAGCTCTCCACCCTAGACGAAGCCTTCGAAGAACTAAGAGTAAGTATTGAGCATTCAAGCATAGGCCTAGATGTCAGGACACCTGGGTTTCAACTCAGGTGGTGGCCTCCCTGTGGTCTCATTCATTTTCATCATGTCCCTAAAAAGCTGTCTGTTCAacttgttgggggggggggcagtgctTATTGACCCCTTTTGGTTGAACTCCTTTGAGAATCAGATGAAAGTTCTGGACTCTGACCTGAGAAAAACATGTACGCAAAAACCTAGTATGCAATTTCAGGAAAATTGCAAGCCTCTGGTCTCCGGATCCCAGGTAGAGAGCATTCCTTGGGATTTTGACTCCACTTAAGCCTATTTCCACAGCATCTCCATTGTTGAGACTAGTCGCCTTGACTTAAGGCTCTCGATAAGGCAGTTTCTTTGCTTACTTGAAAACATGGCGAACCATGGTTTAGTCAGATAAATCCAAGCAGGTAATTTCTCTGTAGTGAAAAGACTCCCTAAGGTTATGGTTTTGATAATTTAATGTGTGCCCTGCGTTCCTTTTAGGTTCTTCATGTTTGGTACTTGATTGGAAAGGAGGATGAGAAGGTGGAGGCAAAATTGAGATGAGAGAGGGAGTCCCATGTCCTTCATCTTTTCCAAGAAGCCAGGGTCTTTATCTGTCTTGAACCTTACTGGCTCCCTGGAACAGTGTTtggaaatattataaatatgagtaaatatttgttgaatgaatgaacttgaaaatgattttccttttgtttatattGTGGATGTTCATAATCAGTGAGAGAGATTGCTGGAGTTTACCAGGGAAGAAAGTTTGAGTGATCAGTTCATTGGTTAATATCATTATGATGCCTTTTGTTTCCCTAAGCAACCTTGCAATTGCTGGCACTGGGATAACAAATACTTTGATAATGAAAATCCTCTATGTTaagattttccctttctttttaaaaaatacgctCTCAAAGtgtgtaaaaatatatacacagtctgaaaaataattataaagcaaatatggATGTAACCTTCACCCAGATTAGGAAATAGAATATTAGTAGCAATAGGGAAGCCCATGctctttttatagttttccagTTATAACCATCTCGCTTCCCCATAGGTAAGCCATTATTCTGGTTAATTTCCTtgcttatctttatatttttatcacatatgtatgcatttctAAACTTAACTTGAACATGACACAATTGGTGTTGTATTGTTATCATGCGTTCTTTTGGGTTTTGCCTCATTTTTTCAAAACACTGtgtttgtgaaattcatccaGTGGGTTCctgtggtttgtttattttcattgttgtatagaattccattttacagatatgtgACAAGTTACCTATTTTGTCAGAGATGGACATTTTATTTCCAGATTCTGGAGCTTCtggttattataaacaatgttggTGTAAACATTCTGTTCATGTCTCCTGCTGCACATCTACATATGTTTAAATAGAATATAAACCTACGATGGAACTGTTGGGTCATAATATTATGCATATCTTCAAAGATGCTAGATGTtgccaactgttttccaaagtggttgtaccagtttGCATTGCCATGAAGAgtgagagttcttgttgctcAGTGTCTTCAACACTTCTGACTGCggaatttcaaattttttttagccTTATAAAAATGTAATGGTATCTTCTtgtggtttaaatttgcattcctCTGGTTGTTGATGACCTTGAGActcatgtatttcttttgtaaagcACTCATTCAcgtcttttgttcattttgcaattgagttgtctttttctcattaatttgcaggcatttttgtatatttatttttgacttctgttttgtttatataggttacaaatatcttctctaatttttcattttctttttttaaaaattgtgcctTGAACAGAGAAGTTCTTCATTTTGATATAGTAGAATTTTATAAGTAATTTCCTTTATAGTTAGTACTTTTTGTGCCCTGTTCCACTTATTATTGATTTTGGGGTAGTGGAGATAGGggctcaatttcatttttttttcctgtcaggtAGCCAATTGCTCTAGCAGCATTTTTGGAAAAGCCTGTCCTATCTGCATGATCTGCTGTGCCACTTGTCATTTATCAAGTGCCCATATGCGTGTGATGTGTTTCTTGGCTCTTCTGTTTTGTACCATTGATCTGTTAGTATATCCCTGTATAAACAACATGTTTTCTCAGTTACCATAGCTTTGTAACATATCTTAATATCTGGTAGAGCACATCTGTCCACTGTGTTCTTCTAGAAGAGTGTCTCAGTCAGTCTTGACCTTTTACATTTCTTAGAATCATACCATgaagttctatttaaaaaaaaaagtctgcaggACTTTTTTTGTATTGTACTGAAATTATAAGCCATTATATGGAGAATTAATACTATTACAAAATAAACTCTTctgattcatttatttaggtcttttgtaTTGCCTCACagtaaagttttataatttttttcctgaaaaatcttGTACATCATTGTGAAATTTATTCCTggatacttaaatttttatagtattgttaaagatgtttttaacttttgttttctaattgtatATAGGAATATGATTAACTTACTGATTTTTGTATTGAACTATCCACTTAATTCTAATAATTCTAATTCTAATGATGAATCTATAGGTTTATTGTACACACATGACCATATTATCTGCAAGAGGCACAGTTCTTGTTTCTTTCCAGTCCTTATGtctgcttcattttttccttGCCTTAATGCTTTGGATAGGACCTCTATTATAACATTGAATAGAAGTGATAGTGGGTATTTATGTCTTGTTCTTAATTGAGGGATAGTTTATAGCATTTCACAAGTGTGGTAGTTTTTTCTTCCACAGATGTATTTCATCAGAGTAAGAAAGTTCCCTTCTAGTCCTAGTTTGTTAGTAGTTTTTCTTAATATTGAATGGAtactgaatttcatcaaatgctttttctgcatctgtgggGTGTCCATGtgattttactcttttattatgttaatacGATTTGCATTAATTGATATACTTATTAAACtagatttaaaaatcagtaatatgTTCACATGTCTCAAAAGCCTCTCACCTTTGCCCCTTTCACCTGGTTCCCCCAACAGATATTGGTAACCAGTTTTACTAGTTTTTTGCTTATTCTTGAAGTGTTTCTTCTTGCAAGTACGTGTGTgtgttattat
This Camelus ferus isolate YT-003-E chromosome 10, BCGSAC_Cfer_1.0, whole genome shotgun sequence DNA region includes the following protein-coding sequences:
- the TRIM44 gene encoding tripartite motif-containing protein 44 isoform X2, with the translated sequence MASGGGAAFEELPHDGTCDECEPDEAPGAEEVCRECGFCYCRRHAEAHGQKFPRHHLAEYVHGASQAWASGARERGAGEQEDEAQVENEKAVESEAGEESESEEDSESEEESETEEESEDESDDESEEDSEEEMEDEQESEAEEDNQEEGESEAEGETEAESEFDPEIEMEAERVAKRKCPDHGLDLSTYCQEDKQLICVLCPVIGAHQGHQLSTLDEAFEELRSKDSGGLKAAMIELVERLKFKSSDPKTVKSERMCTNHTEWLLCVMMIQVKCFGILYV
- the TRIM44 gene encoding tripartite motif-containing protein 44 isoform X1, translated to MASGGGAAFEELPHDGTCDECEPDEAPGAEEVCRECGFCYCRRHAEAHGQKFPRHHLAEYVHGASQAWASGARERGAGEQEDEAQVENEKAVESEAGEESESEEDSESEEESETEEESEDESDDESEEDSEEEMEDEQESEAEEDNQEEGESEAEGETEAESEFDPEIEMEAERVAKRKCPDHGLDLSTYCQEDKQLICVLCPVIGAHQGHQLSTLDEAFEELRSKDSGGLKAAMIELVERLKFKSSDPKVTRDQMKVFIQQEFKKVQKVIADEEQKALHLVDIQEAMATAHVTEILADIQSHMDRLMTQMAQAKEQLDTSNESAEPKAEGDEEGPSGASEEEDT